Proteins encoded by one window of Cylindrospermum stagnale PCC 7417:
- a CDS encoding O-antigen ligase family protein — MLTNQRSSSRITLWVGLASVAIGLIIGFLAGAQPLYLSLAVGAVLIVFYFFARFEQTVIGLLILRTSLDPFSAQQIPAAFAMGLNALTLLYVVLTLLTGRTVHTDWFWWIFAGWVMLQGLWVILLPLGGLGLDASFLPDSIREWVRIFSWLIIYLLVMQLKDRIHPQKFISLMLLSLVVPVIVGLIMIPGGERVHSTIGHPNSFATYLSLMMALVWWKLNWTQPRWPWILLLGLLAVVYVSTRSLAALATIGVLILVLNASKLNPLRIISAVILLLVVIALFASTEAGQTRLLELTQTPLFNADMDVSRTMIIAAGDGNSFNWRISHWYYLLQSWQQYPIFGYGIGTGRYLSPLRNPEGTLYTPHNDYIRFLVEQGILGLVLYLAFIGAQFAYLLQILRRAPRHSSESQLCQILLAILLSTLVNMLSNNVLDIGDFWFYYWAVFPVAGWGTERFNRPAQAIQPA, encoded by the coding sequence ATGTTGACTAATCAACGCTCAAGTTCCCGTATAACCCTCTGGGTAGGGTTAGCATCTGTGGCGATTGGTCTCATTATCGGTTTCCTCGCAGGTGCACAGCCTCTTTACCTGAGCTTGGCTGTGGGTGCAGTGCTAATAGTTTTCTACTTCTTTGCCCGATTTGAGCAAACAGTCATTGGTCTATTGATCTTACGTACCTCTCTCGATCCTTTCTCTGCACAACAAATACCAGCTGCCTTTGCAATGGGTCTTAACGCCTTAACTTTGCTTTATGTGGTACTCACCTTACTAACTGGTCGGACTGTACACACAGATTGGTTCTGGTGGATATTTGCAGGCTGGGTAATGCTACAGGGTTTATGGGTGATACTCCTACCTCTAGGAGGTTTGGGGTTAGATGCTTCGTTTCTACCAGACAGCATCCGCGAATGGGTGCGGATTTTTTCCTGGCTAATAATCTATTTGCTAGTAATGCAGCTCAAAGACCGAATCCATCCTCAAAAATTCATCTCCCTGATGCTTTTATCTCTGGTAGTACCGGTTATTGTCGGGCTAATAATGATTCCTGGAGGAGAACGAGTCCACAGCACCATTGGGCATCCCAACTCATTCGCTACTTACCTATCCCTAATGATGGCTTTAGTTTGGTGGAAGCTAAATTGGACACAGCCTCGTTGGCCTTGGATACTTTTGTTGGGTTTGCTAGCAGTTGTATATGTGAGTACTCGTTCCTTAGCAGCTCTAGCCACAATCGGCGTACTCATCTTAGTTTTAAATGCTTCCAAGCTAAACCCGCTGAGGATCATCAGCGCAGTAATTTTGCTCTTAGTAGTCATAGCCCTGTTTGCCAGCACCGAAGCAGGACAAACCCGCCTTCTAGAGTTAACTCAGACACCTCTATTTAACGCAGACATGGACGTATCCAGAACAATGATCATCGCAGCTGGAGACGGTAACAGTTTTAACTGGCGAATCAGTCACTGGTACTATCTGCTTCAGTCATGGCAGCAATACCCAATCTTTGGTTACGGCATCGGCACAGGTCGCTACTTGAGTCCCTTACGGAACCCAGAAGGTACTCTCTATACCCCCCACAACGATTACATCCGATTTCTTGTAGAACAGGGGATTTTAGGTCTGGTTCTTTATCTAGCTTTTATCGGTGCTCAATTTGCATATCTTTTGCAGATACTGCGACGTGCCCCGCGCCACAGTTCTGAATCCCAACTTTGCCAGATTCTGCTAGCTATTTTGCTGTCCACACTTGTGAACATGCTTTCCAACAATGTTTTAGATATCGGTGATTTCTGGTTCTACTATTGGGCTGTTTTTCCAGTTGCTGGTTGGGGAACTGAACGATTTAATCGTCCAGCACAGGCAATTCAGCCAGCCTAA
- a CDS encoding acyltransferase has translation MNPQPTRGLSKQRLIGIDLFRGTAAFAVAIIHADAVMFYSGFPTDKLMTAITQLSRFAVPFFLAASFYLMTSKLYTSESHFSITSNLKSKFTRLLVPYLCWSVIYIGLRVILALSTSQGWEKIFQDPVRLIFLGGASFHLYFLPLLFAGSFLIIVAEYLAKKPIKIKTLVFLFVFSIILYELLKVSGNNFQLGTYCFENGTSCSVSFQNIIKWVLPNGNNNQLLRLVLVEISWLIQCLPYVFMGMLLHYPLIKINISKNNPINTILFLVIVLILSALGIINVFNILYFPQALYEVGIACIMLIWAISLSATLKENRLVENLGVCSFGIYLIHYLALIVYAKLAARLPTEFIGLIPALSMLTLASLSFITSWIITSLLLRKKRISKLLFGI, from the coding sequence ATGAACCCCCAACCAACAAGAGGACTAAGTAAACAAAGATTAATTGGTATTGACTTATTTAGAGGTACTGCTGCCTTTGCCGTTGCCATCATTCACGCTGATGCCGTGATGTTTTATTCTGGTTTTCCTACAGATAAATTGATGACAGCAATTACACAACTGAGTAGATTCGCCGTGCCGTTTTTCTTAGCCGCATCTTTCTACTTGATGACCAGTAAGTTATATACAAGCGAAAGTCATTTCTCCATTACTTCCAACTTAAAATCAAAATTTACACGGCTGCTTGTTCCCTATCTATGTTGGAGCGTAATTTACATAGGTTTAAGAGTAATCCTAGCTCTCAGCACATCTCAGGGATGGGAAAAAATCTTCCAAGATCCAGTTCGGCTCATTTTCCTTGGCGGCGCATCATTCCATCTTTATTTTTTGCCCCTTTTATTTGCTGGAAGTTTTTTAATCATAGTTGCGGAATACTTAGCAAAGAAACCCATTAAAATCAAAACGCTAGTTTTTCTGTTTGTTTTCAGCATTATTCTCTACGAACTGCTGAAAGTTTCTGGAAACAATTTTCAACTTGGTACATATTGCTTTGAAAATGGCACTTCTTGCTCAGTTTCCTTCCAAAACATCATAAAATGGGTCTTGCCTAACGGTAATAATAATCAACTGCTGAGGCTAGTGCTGGTTGAAATATCTTGGCTAATCCAGTGCTTACCATATGTCTTTATGGGTATGCTTTTACATTATCCTTTGATTAAAATAAATATATCAAAAAATAATCCAATTAATACAATACTTTTCCTGGTAATAGTACTTATACTCTCAGCCTTGGGAATAATCAATGTATTTAATATCTTGTACTTTCCTCAGGCTTTATATGAAGTCGGAATAGCTTGTATTATGTTAATTTGGGCTATTTCACTATCAGCAACATTAAAAGAAAATCGTCTAGTTGAAAATTTAGGAGTATGTTCTTTTGGGATTTATCTCATTCACTATTTAGCATTAATAGTTTATGCAAAGTTAGCTGCTAGGCTACCCACTGAATTCATCGGGCTAATACCTGCCCTCTCAATGTTGACCCTAGCCTCACTTAGTTTTATAACAAGCTGGATAATAACATCTTTACTACTAAGGAAAAAGCGAATTTCAAAGCTTTTGTTCGGCATATAA
- a CDS encoding class I SAM-dependent methyltransferase: MSIAYKISAWNRRRKWHLFLEQIQPTDEIAILDVGFSEQEYSDTDNYLEKHYPSQDKITALTIDTPDDLLYLRKKPEFQVPESAILQKRKEASVRYPQIEVVRYDGKFFPFPDQKFDVCWSNAVLEHVGNEEQQIIFLKEVKRVAKKSFITTPNKYFPIEVHTRTPLLHYLPKIIFDRYLHFVGKGWAADDYMYLLSLRDLHKRLHAAGITEYKIIKNRLLSFVLDFVIIFEGGN; encoded by the coding sequence ATGTCAATCGCTTACAAAATATCTGCTTGGAATCGCCGACGAAAATGGCATTTATTTCTGGAACAAATTCAGCCGACAGATGAAATAGCCATTTTAGATGTTGGTTTTAGTGAACAAGAATATAGCGACACGGATAATTATTTAGAAAAACATTATCCTTCTCAGGACAAAATAACCGCTCTCACAATTGATACACCAGACGACTTACTTTACCTCAGAAAAAAACCTGAATTTCAAGTACCTGAATCAGCTATTTTGCAAAAACGAAAGGAAGCTTCAGTACGATATCCGCAAATAGAAGTAGTCAGATATGACGGTAAATTTTTTCCATTCCCGGATCAAAAATTTGATGTCTGTTGGTCAAATGCCGTCTTGGAACACGTCGGTAATGAAGAGCAGCAAATTATCTTTTTAAAAGAGGTTAAAAGAGTAGCAAAAAAATCATTTATCACAACACCAAACAAATATTTTCCTATTGAGGTGCATACACGCACGCCGCTGTTGCATTATTTACCAAAAATTATTTTTGACCGCTATTTGCACTTTGTTGGCAAAGGATGGGCGGCTGATGATTATATGTACTTATTATCCCTTCGGGACTTGCACAAGCGGCTGCACGCAGCAGGAATTACTGAATACAAGATTATCAAAAATAGATTGCTGTCTTTCGTCCTCGACTTTGTAATAATTTTTGAAGGTGGTAATTAG
- a CDS encoding glycosyltransferase family 2 protein → MPKVSVIIPAYNAMTYLPETLESVLRQTFTNFEVLIIDDGSSDNIVEWASQLTDSRVKFISQNNQGSSAARNAGIINSSGDYIAFLDADDLWQPTKLEKQVHILEENPEAGLVYTWTALINHQGIPTGRIFANDAESYVWENLIKHNIVECGSVAMVRCCCFENVGVFDQNLHSYVEDWDMWLRIAARYPFKVIREPLVYYRQYPTSVSKTWGAMEQGFHQVIEKAFNSAPKELQYLKSQSYAFANLCLAWKPLQSLEKDLPMAIYYRQQAVMHYPQLVFSKEYLRLSLAIKLMQWFGADGYQNFLLLLHNFRRRTLGWLTLTQ, encoded by the coding sequence ATGCCAAAAGTTTCAGTCATTATACCCGCTTATAATGCAATGACTTATCTGCCAGAAACTCTAGAGAGTGTTTTGAGGCAGACATTCACAAATTTTGAAGTATTAATTATTGATGATGGTAGTTCAGATAATATTGTAGAATGGGCTTCTCAACTAACAGATTCGCGCGTTAAATTCATTTCCCAAAACAATCAAGGCTCATCCGCAGCCAGAAATGCAGGCATCATCAATTCTAGCGGAGATTATATCGCATTCCTCGATGCTGATGACCTTTGGCAGCCAACTAAGCTAGAGAAACAAGTGCATATTCTTGAAGAAAATCCAGAAGCTGGTTTAGTGTACACCTGGACGGCTTTAATCAATCATCAAGGTATCCCTACAGGAAGAATATTTGCTAATGATGCAGAAAGTTATGTCTGGGAGAATCTCATTAAACACAATATAGTTGAGTGTGGAAGTGTGGCAATGGTTCGCTGCTGCTGCTTTGAAAATGTTGGGGTTTTTGATCAAAATTTACATTCTTACGTTGAAGATTGGGATATGTGGTTGCGAATTGCCGCTCGCTATCCCTTTAAAGTAATAAGAGAACCTCTAGTGTATTATCGACAGTATCCAACAAGTGTTTCCAAAACTTGGGGAGCGATGGAGCAAGGCTTTCATCAAGTTATTGAGAAAGCATTCAATTCCGCTCCAAAAGAGTTGCAGTATTTGAAAAGTCAAAGTTATGCTTTCGCCAATCTCTGTCTAGCTTGGAAACCTCTACAAAGTCTAGAAAAAGATTTGCCAATGGCAATTTATTATCGTCAACAAGCCGTTATGCATTATCCTCAGTTAGTTTTTTCTAAAGAGTATCTCCGGTTAAGTTTAGCGATTAAATTGATGCAGTGGTTTGGTGCTGATGGTTACCAAAACTTTCTATTGCTGTTACACAATTTTCGCCGACGCACATTAGGTTGGTTAACTTTGACTCAATAA
- a CDS encoding beta-1,6-N-acetylglucosaminyltransferase has translation MKTCYFIQTHKNPNQIYRLVRTIKTLSPNCQVLIGHDFTKCYLDMTPLEDFSEVYLIKGTVPVVWGYYSLLQPYLDAINWLLENSFDFDWLVYISGQDYPTQPLSKIEDFLSQTEYDGFVSYAEAFSEQGYLLVDTPIERYLYQYYKLPKWAEPILKYPCKILVKTQNNTLPIYCWYLEDIAIGFKTDKTPFNENFVCYSSSSWHTLSRKCVEYIAEFIIDHPSIINFFKRTIEPDESLIATILVNNKRFNLCNHHQRYLEFNKGSAHPRILTVEDYSTLVNGGFHFARKFEHNSKILDMLDAYLFDGG, from the coding sequence ATGAAAACCTGTTACTTTATTCAAACCCATAAAAACCCCAATCAAATTTATAGGCTGGTACGCACAATTAAGACTTTAAGTCCTAATTGTCAAGTGCTGATTGGTCATGACTTCACGAAATGCTATTTGGATATGACCCCACTTGAAGATTTTTCAGAAGTCTATCTAATTAAGGGAACTGTCCCTGTTGTTTGGGGATATTATTCTTTATTACAACCTTATTTAGACGCTATTAACTGGTTGCTTGAAAATAGCTTTGACTTCGATTGGTTAGTTTATATATCTGGTCAAGACTATCCTACTCAACCACTATCTAAAATTGAAGATTTTCTCTCGCAAACAGAATATGATGGCTTTGTTTCCTATGCTGAGGCTTTTTCTGAGCAGGGTTATCTGCTGGTTGATACTCCGATAGAACGTTATCTTTATCAATACTATAAGTTGCCCAAATGGGCAGAACCTATATTGAAATACCCTTGTAAAATTTTAGTAAAAACTCAAAATAATACCTTGCCAATATACTGTTGGTATCTGGAAGATATAGCAATAGGTTTCAAGACCGATAAAACTCCATTTAATGAAAATTTTGTTTGCTACAGTTCCTCTAGCTGGCATACACTTTCTCGAAAATGCGTTGAATATATAGCTGAATTTATCATTGATCATCCTAGCATTATTAATTTCTTTAAAAGGACTATTGAGCCTGATGAGTCGCTGATAGCCACTATTTTAGTTAATAATAAACGCTTTAATCTTTGCAATCATCATCAACGCTATCTTGAATTTAATAAGGGCAGTGCCCACCCCCGGATACTCACGGTTGAAGATTATTCAACACTCGTCAATGGGGGCTTTCATTTCGCCAGAAAGTTTGAGCATAACAGCAAGATATTAGATATGCTCGATGCTTATCTTTTTGATGGTGGTTGA
- a CDS encoding glycosyltransferase family 2 protein: MPKISVVIPAYNAMAYLPKTVDSVLKQTFNDFELLIIDDGSSDQIVEWISQITDSRVKLISQKNQGLSGARNTGIAHAQGEYIAFLDADDLWAPTKLEKQVRCLDEQPKVGVVYTWTLLVDEQDKPTGRIFANHAEGNIWQQLLENDVISSGSSAMVRRCCFETVGVFDCNLNSAEDLDMWLRIADSYPFAVVKELLTLYRQHPNSMSKNRQRMFQSLRTVFEKAFQSVPLNLLYLRNRAYASMFLGLAWLAIDDKDYKKAIDFRKQALLHHQPVRFSERCMRLNLAIAMIRWFGRDGYDGLRTVSRAVRRHPLFLKT; encoded by the coding sequence ATGCCAAAAATTTCTGTTGTCATCCCTGCTTATAATGCGATGGCTTACTTGCCCAAAACTGTAGATAGTGTTCTGAAGCAAACGTTCAATGATTTTGAATTATTAATCATTGATGATGGTAGTTCAGATCAAATTGTGGAATGGATTTCTCAGATAACAGACTCGCGAGTAAAGCTAATTTCGCAGAAAAACCAAGGATTATCTGGAGCACGCAATACAGGGATTGCTCATGCTCAAGGAGAGTATATCGCATTTCTAGATGCTGACGATTTGTGGGCACCAACAAAGCTAGAAAAACAGGTACGTTGTCTGGATGAGCAACCAAAAGTAGGTGTGGTATACACTTGGACGCTATTAGTTGATGAGCAGGACAAACCCACTGGTAGGATTTTTGCGAACCATGCAGAAGGTAATATTTGGCAGCAACTTTTGGAAAATGATGTGATTTCTAGTGGAAGTTCGGCTATGGTTCGCCGTTGTTGTTTTGAAACCGTGGGGGTATTTGATTGCAACCTCAATTCCGCCGAAGATTTAGATATGTGGCTGCGGATCGCCGATAGTTATCCTTTTGCTGTAGTTAAGGAACTTTTAACCCTCTATCGACAGCATCCTAACAGTATGTCCAAAAACCGCCAGAGGATGTTCCAAAGCCTTCGCACGGTATTTGAAAAAGCATTTCAGTCTGTGCCATTAAATTTGTTGTATTTAAGAAATCGAGCTTATGCGAGTATGTTCCTCGGTTTAGCATGGCTGGCTATAGATGATAAAGACTACAAAAAGGCAATTGATTTTCGTAAGCAAGCTTTGCTACACCATCAGCCAGTGCGCTTTTCTGAAAGATGTATGCGGTTGAATTTAGCGATCGCGATGATCCGTTGGTTTGGAAGAGATGGCTACGATGGACTGCGAACTGTAAGCCGTGCTGTGCGGCGACACCCATTATTTCTAAAAACCTAA
- a CDS encoding glycosyltransferase family 4 protein codes for MHIIVLELEPTSFRGGQELSLFDVCYGLAQRGHTISLLYTKVGNLLERYQEFCRDVVKVNRFTIYPPQYNFHLLADIWQLQRKIPTTKNSIVLSNQYQDAYFASALALSKNIPHICYLHLPPPDQILELKGVKQFIRDSYIRWQWNIGLKGVNQFIAVSHQTKWDWVNCGLHEQKIHVVHNGINLEVYKPPTDFCLIRKQWNIPQDIRVISYVGRLDKEKGLETLIKAFALLNKNVAKTKLLIAGKSLHQGIDYQKSLEQLSTQLGIENHIEFLGHITNTANLYQVSDVTVLPSLWSEPFGRVVIESMACGTPVVGSRIGGITEILTGKFQNGLFEPGNERNLSDTLNQIINWRNNLPELGKQCRQHILSQFNVEKMINGVEQVLDYRYAR; via the coding sequence ATGCATATTATTGTTTTAGAACTGGAGCCAACTTCCTTTCGGGGTGGACAGGAGTTAAGTCTGTTTGATGTTTGTTATGGTCTAGCTCAACGTGGACATACTATCAGTCTGCTATATACTAAAGTAGGAAATTTACTTGAGCGGTATCAGGAATTTTGTAGAGATGTTGTCAAAGTTAATCGCTTTACAATTTATCCACCTCAATATAACTTCCATCTTTTAGCTGATATTTGGCAACTTCAAAGGAAAATTCCTACAACTAAAAATAGTATTGTTCTAAGTAATCAGTATCAAGATGCTTATTTCGCTAGTGCTTTAGCTTTATCCAAAAATATTCCCCATATTTGTTATCTGCATTTACCCCCACCCGACCAGATATTAGAACTAAAAGGTGTAAAGCAGTTTATTCGGGATTCATATATTAGATGGCAGTGGAATATAGGGTTGAAAGGTGTAAATCAGTTTATTGCTGTTTCCCATCAAACTAAATGGGATTGGGTAAACTGTGGCTTGCATGAACAGAAAATTCATGTTGTGCATAACGGAATTAACTTAGAAGTATATAAACCACCAACTGATTTTTGCCTAATTAGAAAGCAATGGAATATTCCTCAAGATATCAGAGTGATATCCTATGTAGGAAGACTAGATAAAGAAAAGGGTTTAGAAACACTGATTAAAGCCTTTGCATTATTGAATAAAAATGTGGCGAAAACTAAACTATTGATTGCTGGTAAATCTTTACACCAAGGAATAGATTATCAAAAATCCTTAGAACAGCTATCAACTCAATTAGGCATAGAAAACCATATAGAATTCCTTGGTCATATCACTAATACTGCCAATCTTTATCAGGTCAGTGATGTCACAGTCTTACCAAGTTTATGGTCTGAGCCTTTCGGGCGGGTAGTTATAGAATCAATGGCTTGTGGAACTCCTGTTGTAGGTAGCCGAATTGGAGGAATTACTGAAATCCTCACAGGAAAGTTTCAAAATGGTCTTTTTGAGCCGGGAAATGAGAGAAATTTGTCAGATACTCTCAATCAAATTATCAACTGGAGAAATAATCTTCCTGAGCTTGGTAAGCAATGTCGCCAACATATTTTATCTCAATTTAATGTTGAAAAAATGATTAATGGTGTTGAGCAAGTACTAGATTATCGATATGCTCGATAA
- a CDS encoding lipopolysaccharide biosynthesis protein: MSTSQRIAFAVSISWFGRLSVVLSGLVLTPILFRYLRKEELGIWYLLINSQSFLMLLGLGITPTLTRHIALAKGKSGADPGVELTRETQQNIGDLLATGRLILRWLAVVVFLIGLVSGYSLINQIKLTEISQDQVFWAWTMICAGYAVGVWLSYIGCLLTGMGYVGWESLIGMTTYFLVILINIAVVILGGRILALTVISVVASLFQASMALVLIRWRFPELLSFQGNWNVEYAKALVKPSLYWWLTDLGAFLVLRTDAYFIALFKGYQNVPSYQAAYNLVLNLSQLAIAISYSSAVFISQAWQAGAISTIQQMTLRNARLGLSIMAAGVAFLMMAGREFIELWLGKGNFVGQNILLVFCMMLTLEAQHVILVTSSRATEDEKYAPFALSAGVLNVVITWVLIKPLGLLGVAMGTMLAQMLTSNWYGVYRPMVRLRLNFRVYLRQVVGLWAVVLVCCLSLSWLVKKSLLLLGINSAWAVISATATVCVAVFSISSWMNVLEDHHRQIVQAKLGGWLRRWEF, from the coding sequence ATGTCTACTTCTCAACGAATTGCTTTTGCAGTTAGTATTTCCTGGTTTGGCCGCTTATCAGTAGTTCTTTCTGGTTTGGTTTTGACTCCGATTCTGTTTCGTTATTTAAGAAAAGAAGAACTAGGTATATGGTATTTATTAATTAATAGTCAATCTTTTCTGATGTTATTAGGATTAGGGATTACGCCAACTTTGACGAGGCATATAGCTTTAGCCAAGGGAAAAAGTGGCGCTGATCCTGGAGTAGAACTCACAAGAGAAACTCAGCAAAATATTGGAGATTTATTAGCCACAGGTAGGCTGATTTTACGATGGTTAGCGGTGGTGGTTTTCTTGATTGGTTTGGTTTCTGGTTATAGCTTAATTAATCAAATTAAATTAACTGAAATATCTCAAGACCAAGTCTTCTGGGCTTGGACAATGATTTGTGCTGGCTATGCTGTTGGAGTTTGGCTATCTTATATTGGCTGCTTGCTAACGGGAATGGGATATGTAGGTTGGGAAAGTTTAATTGGGATGACAACATACTTTTTGGTGATTCTGATTAATATTGCTGTCGTCATATTGGGAGGTAGAATATTAGCGCTAACTGTAATTTCTGTAGTTGCTAGTTTATTTCAAGCTTCTATGGCTTTAGTCCTGATACGTTGGCGCTTTCCTGAATTGTTGAGTTTTCAGGGTAATTGGAATGTTGAATATGCTAAGGCATTAGTCAAGCCATCTTTGTATTGGTGGCTGACTGATTTGGGTGCATTTTTAGTTCTTCGCACAGATGCTTATTTTATTGCTTTATTCAAGGGATATCAAAATGTTCCCAGCTATCAAGCCGCCTATAATTTGGTACTTAACTTATCGCAATTAGCGATCGCTATTTCCTATTCTTCCGCAGTTTTTATTAGTCAGGCGTGGCAAGCTGGCGCTATAAGTACAATTCAGCAGATGACTTTACGTAATGCCCGATTAGGGTTATCAATTATGGCAGCAGGAGTTGCCTTTTTAATGATGGCAGGCAGGGAATTTATTGAATTATGGTTGGGTAAGGGGAACTTTGTTGGGCAGAATATTTTATTGGTGTTTTGCATGATGCTGACTTTAGAAGCGCAACATGTGATTCTTGTAACTAGTTCGCGAGCGACTGAGGATGAAAAGTATGCGCCCTTTGCTTTGAGTGCAGGTGTTCTCAATGTAGTCATCACGTGGGTTTTAATTAAGCCTTTAGGACTGCTTGGGGTAGCAATGGGTACAATGTTGGCGCAGATGCTGACAAGCAATTGGTATGGTGTCTACAGGCCAATGGTGCGTTTGCGTCTCAATTTTAGGGTCTACTTGCGCCAGGTAGTTGGTTTATGGGCTGTTGTCTTGGTATGCTGTTTGAGCTTGTCCTGGCTAGTCAAGAAAAGTCTGCTACTGTTAGGGATCAACTCCGCATGGGCTGTAATTAGTGCTACCGCAACAGTTTGTGTTGCTGTGTTCTCAATTTCATCTTGGATGAATGTTTTAGAAGACCATCATCGCCAAATTGTCCAAGCAAAGCTGGGAGGATGGCTCAGGCGGTGGGAATTTTAA
- a CDS encoding ABC1 kinase family protein, whose protein sequence is MGQYQAAQLKQYNPDAIARYYRYRPWQAWGRMLRIIWSITGFILSLKWDEWQNQVEQNQGKRATHLREMLTRLGPTFIKVGQALSTRPDLIRKDFLEELIKLQDQLPPFDNDLAYQLIETELGRPIHESFSELSPKPVAAASLGQVYRGRLLSGEEVAVKVQRPNLRPVITRDLYLMRWAAGWLAPWLPLNLGHDLTLIVDEFGTKLFEEIDYINEGRNAEKFASNFRNDPQVKVPAIYWRYTNTRVLTLEWINGFKLTDTKSIREAGLDPEAIIQIGVTSGLQQLLEHGFFHADPHPGNLFAIADGRMAYIDFGMMDQLEETTKEALVDALVHLVNKDYTDLAEDFVKLGFLTPDTNICPIVPALEAVLGNAIGKNVKDFNFKTITDEFSELMYEYPFRVPAKFALIIRSLVTQEGIALSLNPNFKIVEVGYPYIARRLLTGESPALRRRLLNVLFKDGKFQWQRLENLIAIARTDGNFDVLPTAKMGLQFMLSEEGKFLRRQLVLALTEDDRLHTEEVQRLWNLVKDDLPANRLLDVAIGILTELSREGVAAILPKATSLVSFDGKQSLTQKLKEQMPKN, encoded by the coding sequence GTGGGTCAGTATCAAGCTGCTCAACTAAAGCAGTACAATCCAGACGCGATCGCTCGTTACTATCGTTACCGTCCCTGGCAAGCTTGGGGGCGAATGCTGAGAATTATCTGGTCTATTACAGGATTTATACTCAGTCTTAAGTGGGACGAATGGCAAAATCAAGTTGAGCAGAACCAGGGGAAACGAGCCACCCATCTGCGAGAAATGCTTACCCGCCTGGGCCCCACTTTTATTAAAGTTGGTCAAGCCCTATCCACCCGACCTGACTTGATCCGCAAAGATTTTCTAGAAGAACTGATTAAGTTACAAGACCAGTTGCCACCTTTCGATAATGACTTGGCGTACCAGCTGATTGAAACTGAACTCGGTCGCCCAATACATGAAAGTTTTAGCGAACTGTCACCGAAACCGGTTGCAGCAGCTAGCTTGGGTCAAGTATATCGTGGTCGCTTGTTGAGCGGCGAAGAAGTAGCCGTGAAGGTGCAACGCCCCAACTTACGCCCGGTAATTACACGCGACTTATATCTAATGCGTTGGGCAGCGGGTTGGCTTGCTCCGTGGTTACCTCTCAATCTCGGCCACGACTTAACTTTAATTGTGGACGAGTTTGGCACGAAGTTATTTGAAGAAATTGATTACATCAATGAAGGTCGCAACGCGGAAAAATTTGCTAGCAACTTCCGCAATGACCCGCAAGTTAAAGTTCCGGCTATTTACTGGCGTTACACTAATACCCGCGTTTTAACCCTGGAATGGATTAACGGCTTCAAGCTAACGGATACAAAAAGCATCCGCGAAGCTGGTTTAGATCCAGAGGCGATCATCCAAATTGGTGTTACCTCCGGTTTGCAGCAACTGTTGGAACATGGTTTCTTTCATGCTGACCCCCATCCCGGCAATTTATTTGCGATTGCAGATGGTCGCATGGCTTACATTGACTTCGGGATGATGGATCAGTTAGAAGAAACCACCAAAGAAGCGCTGGTAGATGCCTTAGTGCATTTGGTGAATAAAGACTACACCGACTTAGCCGAAGACTTTGTCAAACTCGGATTTTTGACGCCAGACACGAATATTTGTCCGATTGTGCCCGCATTAGAAGCAGTGTTGGGCAACGCCATCGGCAAAAACGTCAAGGATTTTAACTTTAAAACTATTACCGATGAATTCTCGGAACTGATGTATGAATATCCTTTCCGGGTGCCGGCAAAGTTTGCTTTGATTATTCGTTCACTGGTGACACAAGAAGGTATTGCCCTCAGCCTCAACCCAAATTTCAAAATTGTTGAGGTGGGTTATCCATACATCGCACGACGGTTGCTGACGGGTGAATCTCCTGCATTACGGCGGCGGTTACTGAATGTATTGTTCAAAGATGGTAAGTTCCAGTGGCAGCGGTTAGAGAATTTAATTGCGATCGCCCGCACTGATGGCAACTTTGATGTATTACCCACAGCGAAGATGGGTTTGCAATTTATGTTGTCAGAAGAAGGAAAGTTTCTCCGTCGTCAGTTAGTGCTTGCTCTCACCGAAGATGACCGCCTCCACACTGAAGAGGTGCAACGCCTGTGGAACCTAGTTAAAGACGACTTACCAGCAAATCGCTTGCTAGATGTGGCGATCGGCATCTTAACAGAGTTATCCAGAGAAGGCGTAGCTGCTATCTTACCAAAAGCTACATCCCTTGTTTCTTTTGATGGCAAACAGTCACTAACTCAAAAGTTAAAAGAACAAATGCCAAAAAATTGA